A region of Vitis vinifera cultivar Pinot Noir 40024 chromosome 13, ASM3070453v1 DNA encodes the following proteins:
- the LOC104881160 gene encoding receptor-like protein kinase ANXUR1, with the protein MVSSTGKNNEFWPSRFHNLHLVPLIGCCTIPKQGSSYTNVAQGSFRDRFYKTNKVLLTWKQWLEIGIGAARGLKHLHQGSECEIIHQDIKTTDISLDKKRVAKFADFGVVLFEVLCAGLAVEGSLMKERSLRGTETKAMQCYAEGRWKGFRD; encoded by the coding sequence ATGGTATCATCAACGGGGAAGAACAATGAGTTCTGGCCGTCAAGGTTCCACAATCTCCATCTAGTCCCTCTTATAGGCTGTTGCACCATCCCCAAGCAAGGATCCTCATATACGAACGTTGCCCAAGGAAGCTTCCGTGAtcgtttttataaaacaaataaggTTCTATTGACATGGAAGCAATGGCTCGAGATCGGTATCGGTGCTGCTCGGGGACTGAAGCATCTACATCAAGGCTCGGAATGCGAAATCATTCACCAGGACATCAAGACCACAGATATTTCGTTAGATAAGAAACGGGTGGCCAAATTTGCTGATTTCGGAGTGGTGTTGTTCGAAGTACTGTGCGCGGGACTGGCTGTGGAAGGGAGCCTGATGAAGGAGCGTTCTTTGAGGGGCACGGAGACGAAGGCGATGCAATGTTATGCAGAAGGTAGATGGAAAGGGTTCCGAGATTAG
- the LOC100246196 gene encoding wall-associated receptor kinase-like 20, whose product MPNLLLFTAALLLCAVCAMAANRCPDCGNTSVPYPLSTGADCGDQEYKIRCDAGTLRFDTLNSSYSISSITPQIQRFVIRPASFAGNTCVTTDLPNQGIQLNESLPFNVTSSNTILYLNCTDTLLRSPLNCSSISLCHTYINGTRDAAACEDAPICCTFKAGGSTTSHSIRVRDAGCRAYRSFVNLDASTPVNRWPEPGVEIQWVSPREPVCTSQSDCTDGMNSTCGPDPATAGVSRCFCKSGLWWDPVGGLCAQNVTCQDPDGCGSTNKTPLIAGLTVGIGAALIAAVIAILVYRRHRRIKEAQDRLAREREEILNANGGGKFAKNFTGKEIKRATNSFSHDRLLGAGGYGEVYKGILDDGTIVAIKCAKLGNAKGTDQVLNEVGILCQVNHRSLVRLLGCCVELEQPIMVYEFIPNGTLLEHLQGQRPGGRGSLTWSHRLRIAHDTAEGLAYLHSSAVPPIYHRDVKSSNILLDEKMNAKVADFGLSRLAHTDMSHVSTCAQGTLGYLDPEYYRNYQLTDKSDVYSFGVVLLELLTSQKAIDFNRPADDVNLAVYVQRTVEEERLMDAIDPLLKEQASSLELETMKAMGFLAVGCLEERRQNRPSMKEVTEEIGYIISIATAKVVEQ is encoded by the exons ATGCCTAACCTGCTCCTCTTCACGGCGGCCCTGCTACTCTGCGCAGTGTGCGCAATGGCAGCCAATCGCTGCCCGGACTGCGGCAACACTTCTGTGCCCTACCCGCTCAGCACCGGAGCCGACTGCGGCGACCAAGAGTACAAGATCCGGTGCGATGCGGGCACACTCAGATTCGATACGCTCAACTCTTCCTACTCCATCTCATCCATCACTCCTCAAATCCAACGGTTCGTGATCCGGCCGGCGAGCTTCGCCGGTAACACCTGCGTCACCACCGATCTCCCCAACCAGGGAATCCAGCTCAACGAGAGCCTTCCCTTCAACGTCACCAGCAGCAACACCATCCTGTACCTCAACTGTACGGACACGCTTCTCCGGTCGCCGTTGAACTGCTCCTCCATCAGCCTCTGCCACACTTACATCAACGGCACACGAGACGCGGCAGCGTGCGAGGACGCGCCTATTTGCTGCACGTTTAAGGCGGGTGGTTCTACGACGTCGCATTCGATACGGGTTCGCGACGCGGGGTGCAGAGCTTATCGGAGTTTCGTGAACCTGGACGCGAGTACTCCGGTGAACCGTTGGCCAGAACCAGGCGTGGAGATCCAGTGGGTGTCTCCGAGGGAACCGGTTTGCACGTCCCAATCTGACTGCACCGATGGGATGAACTCCACTTGTGGGCCGGACCCAGCCACTGCTGGGGTGAGCCGGTGCTTTTGCAAATCAGGACTTTGGTGGGATCCAGTTGGTGGATTATGCGCACAGA ATGTGACGTGTCAAGATCCAGATGGTTGTGGTTCCACAAACAAGACTCCACTCATAGCAG GTTTAACAGTAGGCATCGGTGCAGCCCTGATTGCAGCGGTCATCGCTATTCTAGTTTACAGACGGCACCGGCGCATCAAGGAAGCACAAGACCGGCtggcaagagagagagaggagatcCTAAACGCCAATGGCGGTGGCAAATTCGCCAAAAACTTCACGGGCAAAGAGATAAAGAGAGCAACAAACAGTTTCTCCCACGACCGCCTGCTCGGGGCTGGCGGCTATGGTGAAGTCTATAAAGGCATCCTTGATGATGGGACCATCGTTGCTATCAAATGCGCTAAGCTCGGCAACGCAAAAGGCACTGATCAGGTCCTCAATGAGGTGGGGATTCTTTGCCAAGTGAACCACAGAAGCCTTGTCCGCCTTCTAGGCTGCTGTGTGGAGCTGGAGCAGCCGATCATGGTTTACGAGTTCATCCCAAATGGGACTCTTCTGGAACATTTGCAAGGCCAACGGCCTGGTGGCCGGGGTTCACTTACATGGAGTCATCGCCTCCGCATTGCCCATGACACGGCTGAGGGTCTGGCTTACCTCCATTCCTCTGCAGTTCCCCCAATCTATCATCGAGATGTCAAATCCAGCAACATTTTGCTTGATGAGAAGATGAATGCTAAGGTTGCAGATTTCGGGTTATCTAGGTTGGCTCATACTGATATGAGTCATGTATCCACATGTGCTCAAGGAACTCTTGGATATCTCGATCCTGAGTATTACAGGAACTATCAGTTGACAGATAAGAGTGATGTTTATAGCTTTGGAGTAGTGTTGTTGGAGCTGTTAACATCGCAGAAAGCCATTGATTTTAATCGACCCGCTGATGATGTGAACTTGGCAGTTTATGTGCAGAGGACAGTGGAGGAGGAGAGGTTGATGGATGCCATTGATCCATTACTCAAAGAGCAGGCCAGCAGTTTGGAGCTTGAGACCATGAAGGCTATGGGATTTCTGGCCGTGGGTTGCTTGGAAGAACGAAGGCAAAATCGACCGTCAATGAAAGAAGTTACAGAGGAGATTGGGTATATCATAAGTATTGCAACAGCAAAGGTGGTAGAGCAGTAG